The Chrysemys picta bellii isolate R12L10 chromosome 5, ASM1138683v2, whole genome shotgun sequence DNA segment caggcctgggcataattctttccctggtacagctcttgttccaactcaggtggtagctaggggattcttcatgatggctcctctctttgttctgttccacccctttatatgtcttttgcataaggtgggaatcctttggcCCTCTCTGGGTtgccaccccctccttctcaatgggaAGACACcagattaaagatggattccagttcaggtgacatgatcacatgtcactgcaagacttcattgcccacttgccagcacacaggtatacaggaagacttagaggtaaaacacagccatctgcagacagtggtcctagttaatgggagtcatcaagattccaaaccaccattaatggcccacacttcgcataattacaataggccctcagagttgtatttcatatttctagtttcagatacaagagtggtacatttatacaaataggatgatcacactcagtaaattataagctttgtaatgataccttacaagagaccttttgcatgaggcatattccagttacattatattcacttattagcatatttttattaaACTATATAGACTGCAATGTCACAGGTGGCTTTTAATAAGTTTGTCCAGTTAGCGGAGATCCAATCTTAGGCAACAATCTGCCTACTGTGTGAGCCTGCGTAGTAACTACACAAAATATTTAACCACTGGGTATGTTTTCCCCGCCTGTCTCTTTCTGAGATAAAGTCTGGAAGctcaaaacaaataattttgtgAACTGGCAGGTAGGAAAAATTAATTTTACACACATGAACCTGTAGAACCGCAATGGACTGTTACAAATGTTCGGTCTCTCTTCATTGCTGTTCCTAATTTTGCTATAGCACTCTTACAACCAAGCTTTCATTCCGTATGAAGGTTCTACATGTGACCTAATATCTACTTTGGGAAAAGGTGCTTAGACTGTTGGAttgtctttgttgttgttgttatcgTGAGTACAGTGCTTTATACTAATGGGAATTcagcatttttaaatgataggttatcaGATTCTGTAATGGGGACCAGATTCCACTATCAGTTATCCAGGTAGTCTCCATCAGGAAGCCAATTACTATCTGCTGTAACCACAGGAAATAGAAGGACTTCTACCCTTAGATATAATTGAAGCTGCAGTTAGAAATTAGCTTTTGAATATAAATCCAGACTTGACACAGTACTCCCTCTTCCAGAAACTTTGCTTTATGATGAACACTTAATAACTATAATTAGGGTTTACAACCAGCCTGTTGTTGGAAATATTGATTTGTTGACTAAAATATTGATGAGTAGCTTGTGATTGCTACTAATGGAAGCATCAGAAAAAGCATGTCCCTGAGCTACTTTATCATCTTGAAAGTGTGCTTATTAaacatgaaattcacccctcttcACTCAAATCCCAAGTATTTAGGTTTTGCGCAATTAATTTCATGgagctgtcccagctctgcagccgCTGTTCTAACCCATGTGATAGAATGGTGACTTCTACCCCTCTGTGGCTCTTGTACAGTGGTGTTTGTACCGCTGGATTTGCATAAGTGATGATCCAGTTGCCCCCCTCCAATCTGTCCCATTTGGAGTTAGTGTGGAACACCCTTTAATGGTGCAAAAGTTCCTTGGTACCACTGCTCCACCTGTGATTTTTCCTAAATCCCTTCTGCTGCCTACCCCTACCTCCAGAAATACTGGGAGGTTTCCACAACTTCTTGCACCATGTCTTCACACTAGGATGAATTTCAGCTTTCCCTGTTGCTAGCCTCACCCATTGTCTTCCCTGGCCATCTTTCAATAATAAAAATCCCTTCAGTTTCTTTGTCTTGTGCAAAATACGTAATGGTTTGTAGTCTGCTAGTAGAGATTATTCATGCAGGTTCAGTGGTTCTAAAGTCTTACTGGCAATGACTTTTCAATGAATCCACTGTATTCACTATTGACCATGTTAAAATATGCGACTCATATCAGGTATTTAATTTGAGTTCCTTTTTACATATACTTTTtggtatattttgattttttttctaattcttgAAATGTTTGTAAATTGTAAGAGACAGTAATAATAGtatcatatatacacacacacacgtccaaaCTATTTCCTGCTTTTGTTTTCTGTCTGCAGgtccagcaagaacaaagaaaccaCACTGTGGAGCCTGTTATAGATGACTATAAAAAGATGGGGACTCTCTTTGGTGAACTAAACAAAAGCCTTATCAGCATAGGCTTCACGAGGATGTATTTTGGAGAACGGATTGTGGAACCTGTAATAATCATATTCTTCTGGGTTATGCTTTGGTTCCTTGGCTTGCAAGCTCTTGGACTAGTTGCTGTTCTGTGCCTTGTCATTATTTACGTGCAACAGTAGAATATGGTGAGTGGCCTGTTGGATAACATATTACAACCATGTCACCTTTCAATGgatttatatatttaaacaaacaacacTGGCATATTAAAAGCTGCGATTTTCCAAATCATGCTACACATTACATTTGTGAGGTCTCTACATTCAGACTAAAATTAAATATGGATTTTAAAGGAAGTCAACAGTCCTAGCACATCTCCAAAGGGAATGAAAAGGATATGCTCCTACTAATGGTACTGTCCAAAGTAACTTACTCTTTTGAAGTTCTTGTCGACACAGTAAGTTAGtacacagcaagccagggtgtgatcTACTGCACACTAGCGTTTCAAATACTAACTCGGTGTGGACAAGCCGTGAGTGAGGGAACATGAGCCATTGCAACCCTGAGGGCTCAGTCCTAGGTTGTCTTTTTACTAAATGTAGTATAAAAACACCTCTATCTGAATGGAGTCAGCCTCTCTTCTGTGATGTGGCTGATATTTTGAAATGACACTTTCTTGTGTAATGGAAATTCCTCTTTGTTTTGAAGAGTACACATAACCGTGAGATTTATGTTCTGTTATTTTTACATTGTTCTCCTGTAAGCTTTTTGAAAGCTGGACCCATAAATCTGAAGTAACTAACTAAAAATGTGTTCCTCCACTGGCTTGCACGTGTGCGCGCACACATTAGTTTGTGACTGTAATGCCAGGCCTACGTTAGAAAAGGGTTGTCAGTCTAGCTATACCGACATAACTATACCAGCAAATCCTCCTCCGGTAGGCTtagcttatactggcaaaaaagtaCTGTTGCCAATATAATTGTATCTACCCTAAAGCTTTTGCCAATATATAATTGtcaggaaaaaaatcacacctgtAACTGACTTTGCTGTGCTGgcaaagtttctagtgtagaccaggcctagatcTACTTATGTGTGCTTGGCTCTGGCCATTAATGccttttttaaatatcaaaacaGTTATCTTAGAGAAAATAATTTGGGGACTTCGCAAATAAATATAAATCCCCACCTCTGCAACTACTATTCCAGCTAATGTGCTTGAATACTGACCACAGCCCCTCTACACCTCATATGCAGGAGGGTTGTATTACTAGTGTTAAATGTGGATCTATCAACTTTGCTGATTCTGGTTTACTGCCCAATCCTAACTTAGATGCAAGCTTTGCTTGTACAAGCACAGCACACGCAGGCCTAATGTAAGATATGAGCAATTACGCAAGTAAGATATGTATAGATAGATTTCAACTGCAGTCTTACTCAGGAATTTTTGGTGTTTGATTTGGAAATATATCATCTAGAGAAGCATGTTGTAAGCTGAAATATCAGAGAATAAGATATAATATTGtatagagttttaaaataaatctgtaaaATCCACTTTGGTAATGTAGGATCCaatcctgagaagtgctgagcagAGGAAAGGCCAGAGAAAATCTTCACTAAATAGGCTAACAATTTAGCACCTCTCAAAACACggtctttattttaaatacagaatTGACTCTATCCCTCTGcattttttcatttacatttgtttaaataaaacagtTTACAATTTAAGATGTAAGCTTTTGAAATACtactttacttttgtttttgcaaacatttttggaTTGACAAACCTTAACCATGTGTAGTTTTTAGTTATTTACAAACTATGGGCTTCATCCAAagaccattgacctcaatgaaaACAATCCCTATTGCTCCAATCCTATAGTTAATTGGTCCTTAGGAAGATTATGTCCACATGGAGTCCCGTTGGATTCCATGCCCTGCACACACTGATCCAGTTGCAGGACCTATGGAGCCATTCCTTGTAAACTTTTAcaaccattgaaatcaattactATTTGTGGTTTTAAgcactaaggccccaatcctgcaacactTTATGCATATGTTTACCTCTATAAGTAGCCCCACTGCATTAATAAGACTGTTTGCATGTGGGAAGTTAAGCTCAGCTGTAAGTGTGTGTCGACAGGGCCCAGGTTAAAGAATGTATCAGTCTGTACATGAGTAAAAGAAGTATATTGATGACATGGGAATACTGTACATCATAAAATATTCATAGATCTGCTTTACTCAAACATTGCTGGAAATCTGGATTTCCAAAAGCTAAGTATGAATATAATTTGAATTTAATGGTGGGAACTCTCAACCCACAAGTGCCTAaggataaacatttaaaaatccttttaaaaataatataatatacatAGTATGTTTGTGTATTGTTTATATGTAgttgtggttttgtgtgtgtatctatatatgtatatatggcCTATATTACAAAATTTGCTTATTTTTTACATCATGCCTTTTTCCTCCCATACAAGTTATTGTTCAGAGCATTTCATCCGAACTCTTTTGCCTTGTAGGGAAAAGGTCAGTGTCTTGTAGGATATTCCCTGTTGCTGAGATTCTGTGCCCACAGACTATGTGTTGTGATGCAGAATACACTGATTTCCTGAAGTGAAAGGAAACCTTCCATTGTTTTGGAGCTTAAGGAATAGCTGGCCAAAAGTGGGGCTGGTTGGTCACAGGTACAGAAATGAAGTAGGGAAGACAATGTAGTTACCAGCATATAATTTTTTGTCTGTGCATGTTAATGATCACAAACAATATGCATATAATCATCCCAGCAGCTCTCCTTCCCACACATGTCATGCAACACACGTTCATAAAAGGTGGTTCTTTACACTTGATTTTAGTTCAAAAGGAGTGTCAGCTATGTCTGTCCTCTTTTGAAGGAGACTATATCCTGCCCTACAAGTCTTTCATATCTGCATTTTTAtgaccctaaaaaaaaaaagccccctcTATTATTATTGAAACTTAACATGGAATAGATGGAGATTTacaaatcttttctttttctaaaaaagaTCTATCATTTGGacacctctccttccccccccccccccgcccccacctttcAGTAATGTCCCCTACTTCATTACTTATAGTCCGCCACATAAAAGTATTTATACAGGATTGTCTGCCTTTAATATCTATGTGTTACAGCATTTCCCTGCcccatttttgtttgcttttttgttttttggttgtttttttgagAGTGAACTGGGGAAGACGTTCCATTATATTGAAAATGGTTTTAAATGAGCAACATAACTGAACAAAGATGTGTATCGAAAGAAAATGCATTGTAAAATTGTGTCAAATATTGTGAGAATATGTATGAGCAGCCTTTGCATTGCTTCTTCCCCACACCCCCAACTACagtttgaagtcactgggagttttggatTTGCAAAGAATGCAGAATAGAGTCTCTATTCCAGAAATAAAGGGTGAATGTAAATTTTATTTGGATACAAGGGGTATAATCTCATGCTGAAAATCATTAATATTAATACAGGCGACTGTCAGTCTCTCTCTAGTTCTAATTACATGTGTCTTATGTATGTATACAATGATTGTATAAAAGAATTACATCATCCAAATTCACATTAAACAACGAACTATGTAATCCTTATTGGTCTTTGGGGTGGATAATAAGATTTCTGTAGAACTATTACTGTGTCTCCAAAAGAGCCATCAGATGCATAAATGTTTGAATTACTATGTACAGTAAGGAAAGTGCACATACAGCAAAGCTGATGGAACCTCATTTGTACTGAAAATTGACACATTGAAATTGTCCATAAGGGGGAAAATGTTGtttcctggagatatttgtgtGAAATAAGTCTTATTGAAAGCACTTTGTTACTCTTTCTAATAAAATGTATTCTGTCCTCACATGAATTTGTTTTTACCCTCTGTGTTGTTCTGTCTTACATTTGGAAGCAGCTAACTAATTAATAAAACATATCTGATATGTCTTGAtaatccactgatttcaactgaaCTTGAAATTATTGTAAATCAGCTATGGAAGAGTACACAGATGCTCATCAGTGGACCATAGCAGCTGTTGGTAACTGCATACAGCATCACATAACTATATGTCAAAGAATATAAACTGTCTCATTCCAAAAATCTGTGTAATCTCGTTACAGCTTCGGTGGCGGGAGGATTTTCTGGTTAAGAGTGCAACCTGTGGAGGAACTAGATTTGGTCAGTAGCATGAGAGATACTTTATAAGCCCATAATTTGTAGACCTCTAAATAGACATTTTTGTTTAACACTCATTGTGAATGATACACAGTCCAAGACATACCAAAGTGGATCCACTTCGAACAGTTCGTTTTCTCTCATTTCTCATTCCTCAACCCAGAAGTTGTTTCATTTCAGGCCATTCCAGAAAATGCACGTCTcaatcagtgattctcaaccagggggtaTGCATACCCAATGGGTACTCAGAGATCTTACAGGGGGTACAGCAACTCACcctagatatttacctagtttaaaacaggctacataaaaagcactaatgaagtcagtacaaactaaaatgtcatacaatgacttgttttatactgctgtatatactatacactgaaatgtaagtgcaatatttacattccaattgatttattttataattatatggttaaaatgagaaagtcagcaatttttcagtaatagtgggctgtgacacttttgtatttttatgtctgattttgtatgcaaatagtttttaagcgaggtgaaacacaagacaaatcagacttctaaAAGGtgtatagtagtctggaaaggttaacAACACTGGTCTACACCACACACAAAGCCAGAACTGGTAAGGCAACATAGGGATCAATCTGCTTTAGAACAATTGTGTAGGAGGCCttggggcccagttctgcaaactTATGTGAATAGTCTTACTTGAAGTGTATGGGATCACTCACATGAGTAataggttgcaggatcaggcccacacagTTGTCATTTTCCAGTAAAATTCCTTGTAATGTGGGGATGCTACCAATTTCCCAAGCATCTTGGTTAACTTCTCTGTATAAGTATTTTTAGTCCTGTGTACTATGTGCCTTTAAGAGtaatttagattttgttttatattctaTAGCTTATCTATCCAATGTGTACCTAAATTCTATTCTTAAGAAAGCTCTAACTTTCTTATAATGGGGACAGAATAGTTTCAAAAGGGTGGGGCTTACAAATACTCTaatccagtggtccccaaccttttcatGTGGCGGGTGCCGGACGACTCGCCGCCAAAGACCGTGGctgccggacaagcagccgccgagAAGTAGCGTCATCAAGAGACAATGCCGCCGAAAATCAGCAGCATTTCGACAGCGACGCTTCTTGACGTTGcggcttctcggcggcatttcggcaatTGCTTGTCCGGCAGCCAGTAGGCGGGCACCGCGTTGGCGACCCCTGCAGGTCTGGTTATTTCTAATGCACTTATATACTTGGTGTCTATTGTAAGGTAATAAAGGTGGAAGAGGTTCATGTTTCACCACAACAcactgaaaatctcacccttccTTTCCGTCCCAATGATGAACACTTGTTCGCACCCTGCTAATTTCCCATCTTGATTATTGTAACTTCTCTCTTATCTGGCCTCCTTGACTCCTTTGGACAGTCTCTCCAGAGCTTATGTTCCTCACTCTCTATCAGGCCATATCACTAGCGCCCTCTTGCCTACCACACCAGTTTTAAACTTCCTATTTCCTTGCACAGCTCTGCCTCAGCCTACCTCTTGGATCTCATTTGTTAGCTCCTTTGCTCCATCAGCAATGACAGCCTCATCATCACCACCTTTCCTTCACATGTTCCCAGCTTTGTCTCTTCTCCATGCTACTTCATATGCATAGAACAACGTGATGCAAATCCCACAGACACTAATTTTACTGTTTCAGTTGTCTTCTCTGCTCTAGCTTTATACCGGAGAGGCATATGGAAGAGAGGACTTCTTACAAAAAGAACTGAAGTCCTCATTTCTTAGTGTGTTTATCTTGTCTGTGTCTGCCTTCTAGGGTGCAAACTCCATGGGGCAGGAACTGTATTCATTTGTGTCTTGGACAACCCTGATTACATTTTTGGTGCTTAGCAAATTAATGCTGTCAGCTGcagtgtttaaaaatgttttattatcAAGTGCTTGCAAAATATTTTCTCAGAGTGAATAAAGTGAAGAAACTGAAAGAATAGAGTTATCTGTCCAAGGGAAAGTTGTTTTAGAAGGTTAAAATATTTTGGGTCAATGGGAGAGAATACCTTTCTGGTGCGGCAGTTGCTGACCTATGTCCAGCTGCAGATGAATTAGCTGCTTTCCAATCCACCACCAGTTACCAAAGCTAATGGGGAGAAAGGACAATCTCACTCTACAAGGCCCAAGGAATCAGTCAGGTCTGTTTTAGCAAGATGCTGATAGCGGCTTGGAGTGGAGGGGCATGGAAGAGGGAGGATTGCCTCTCCGCTGTCCAGGAATTGGTCCAATGACATTAAAGGGAGATAGTGGGAGAATTAATACAGGACTGAATGCAGGATCTAGGATCTGTTATATCCGTTAATCTTGTGTATTGCTTTCTATCCTGGGTGTGAGAACAACCCGGTGGTTTTATTGCTGGTCTTTGCTTCCCAGTTTGTGCCCACAACAATCACTATTTGCAAGAAATTTGTGTGTCTGCCTTTCTAACCTATCTTGCTGTGTCCTCTGTCAAGGTACTTTAAATATACCCATTACTGTGTATCTATTTTAAAGCACTAACAGTGATTGATCTAATCTCCCAAACCTCATTTTTAGGAGCTGGCGGTATCATTTGTGCAGTAGGAGCCAAGTTCATCACTGGGAAACTGCTGTTGGCTTCCCAGCAAGAGAAGTCATATTTCAGTATGACTGTAGCAGTTTGGGCTTCATAGAGGACTTCTGAGAGTACTATGGCGAAGAACCTGTTGGATAC contains these protein-coding regions:
- the FAM241A gene encoding uncharacterized protein FAM241A isoform X2, yielding MATWYAAELGGGSLQECRQRLYVQQEQRNHTVEPVIDDYKKMGTLFGELNKSLISIGFTRMYFGERIVEPVIIIFFWVMLWFLGLQALGLVAVLCLVIIYVQQ
- the FAM241A gene encoding uncharacterized protein FAM241A isoform X1, coding for MGSMAGLLLPGDCGCDGDAEAAGARHRHRQPEERVQQEQRNHTVEPVIDDYKKMGTLFGELNKSLISIGFTRMYFGERIVEPVIIIFFWVMLWFLGLQALGLVAVLCLVIIYVQQ